The window TCCCCACACGTATAGAAATTCTACTAGGAGTATAGCTCTCGTCCAGCTTATAATCAGTGTAAATGTATATATCACTAATAGTagtttttcgttgaaattgaATGTTAACTAAATGAGGCAACTGACCATCTGACTGCCAATATGTGTCTGCTCGGTCATCTCTTAGTTGATCTACTccaaaacctttaaaaaaggATTTAATGGACGTTACAGGGATAATTAAAAGGGAATACCAGGTTTACAGGAAGAAAGGCTCCAAATAGCATGAGAACCTACTTCTCTTACATTTCCAGTCCTCTCAATTTTAATGGGATCTACATCTTTGGAATTTCGTagagacattttaatttattatgataaTACGTTTTAAAAAGAAGTCATAACAacatgaaagaaaaatgtgaatttgcagaaatgaaaataaattaagaaaatcagCTGCTCCAGTACTTGTTTATGTGTTTTTGAAAAGAGAAATATGTCTGTTAATTTTCAGCACAAGCGATTGGTTGGTTATCGTCGGAGATGTGATTGCTTAAAAACCTGTGAAATAACATTCAACTGGTATTAGAATCGCCGTATGTGACGCAAGTAAGAGTGAAATAGATATAATTCCAAGTAATAATGCTTTTGAGCGATTTACTCTATTGAATAAATGAAACAGAAAATTTCTGTCTGTTGACATAACCTTACAATTCCATGTggctttatttatatttttctcctttttagttcttaagttttgaaggtatttaaaaagttttgaaccctttttagaaattgtttgagtacaaaaaaaatcttgatattaaatttattatcatgGCACCAAAAAACCGGCGAAAACCCAACATTAGTGGGAaacaaaagggaaaattatcCAGAAAGCAACTGAGGAAAGATAAGagaaaagagaagaaaattagaagaaaCGACTATCATTCCCAAAAGCGCAGTTTTTCTGCTTCCAAAAAAATGCTAGCGAATACAGAAAAACTAGGTATACAAGGTAAAAAGCTGTCGGAGGTTTGCTAGTTAGGCACTTTCACTACCCGACTTGCGTTTACGGAGGTTGTAGGAATAGACTAAGCACTTgcgtaaatatgtaaatattgtaCAAATTAGCTCGCAAATATGATTGTGAAGAAAGAAGACAATGAATCTCGCATGATACTTAAAATCTATCTCGCCGTGTCTGCCCTTGAGAATTACAACGTTTCCTTTTTATAGTCTTCCTAGATCTCCTGCtataaaaacccaaaaaaaaaggGGGCCGCGCAGGTGCGGGTTAACCCAggctctttttttttcttccggCAGTTGTTCTAGAATGACCTGCCGGAAGTGCTAGGGGAAGATtttttcaccaggtttcaccCTAGGGTACATCACATTGTCAAGCCTGACAGGTGACAGTTGCTCCGCTACCAGCTCTGCCACCAGCTCCGCCACAAAGCCATTAAAAAAAGCTCTATCAACAATGCAAAGCACTCATATGAAAGCAATGGTAAAAGCTAATTCTCTTGTGAAAAGCTCTTGGGGAAATAAGGTAATAAACTAAGTACTCTTTATGAGTATTAAGGTCCATGCaaatgagcaattttttaatagtcaATAATTTAGTCAATCAGAGTGGatgcatttatttaaactgCTAAAGTATATATCACGTTTTTTAGGTTCTAAGCATTGAAGAAATACATAACAAAGAGAAAAGGGAacagaaaaaagttcaaaaagatatGATTAAGCAAAGGAAAAAACAGCTGTTAAGAGAAAACGAAAAGGAAGATGCAACAATTAGGAAACTAGAAAAGCAGcttaaattgcataaaagaaAGAGCAAATCCGTACCACAATCCTTTGTTACTGACGGCCTTGATTGTAAGTATGTTTTGCTATAATGAGACCTCTAGatctacaaaaatatatatttatttaaacctcACTCTGGAGCTTAACTAATTTTAAACCTGTTTAGATTTATTAGAAGTTTGTGATGTTGAGTATATGAAGAATTCAGCAACTGCAGAGCAGGACTTAAATGATATCAATGACAATTTTGAAGAGGATTATATTTTGATGACTgggaaagaaaaattaaataaaacaaaacaaaaagcaAACAATCAGGACTCTAGCGAAGAAGAATACAGTGATGATGAAGACTTAGAGGACTTGTTGAGTGAAGATGATTGTGTTGATGATTTTCATAGTAATAGTGGTatgtcaaataaaatttctaataatcaTTTTCACATTACTTATTCAATTAGGAGATGAAAATGTAAGCTTCAAAGTCAAAGAAGGAATTGACCACTTGGatataaattctgaaaatgatactgaaattaagagaaaaaagagTCAATCATCATCAAGTGAGGAAGACTTTGAGTTGTGTGATATAAATGAATTAAGTGCATCAAAACAACATTCTTCTAAAAATGCAAAagctaaaagaaaattgtgcTTAAAAGAGAAAGATATTCCTTtatctaagaaaaaaaagattgaGAGCTTAAGTGAGCCAGAAGATGATAATGCCTTTTCTacatcaaatattgaaggtaaaGCTGAAGCGCAGGATGGAGGCGATGCAGATTGTGATAATGATAATAGGGAAGATTTTTGGGAGGATATCTATGGCAGGTTGAGATCCAAAGATGGAGCAGTactaaatgtaaatatttaatttccatgTCACCAAACAGCCATACATAGGTTATATCAAGAGatagaaatgttaaatatttagctctactattatttaaaatattcccataaatttaggaaatgtcctgcataaatttaaaaaacaattggttccaattgaaaaagatgtaaactgttattttaggaaaaaaaagaGCGGAAGTACGTTCCTCCGGCAATACGAGCAAGGCTAGAAGCAAATGGAGGAGATGACGCAAAGCACAAAATGAAGCTGGACAAATTGAAAAAGCGACTTAAAGGTTggtatttatatatatatggaAATCGGAAAACGAAGTGTATCTgcattttaaaacatcatcATTCTATTCTCATTTTTAGGACTTTTGAACAGATTGGCAGAAAGTAACATGCATAACATTGCCAACCAAATTGAAGAGCTCTACATGACTAATAGTCGCAATGATATGAACGAAACGTTAACCGCCCTTATTACCGAGTCTCTAATCAGTACTGTGATGACTCCAGAAAGATTATTAATGGAACATGTGCTGCTTATAGCAGTTTTACATGCCAATGTTGGAAATGAAGTGGGTAAGAAATGTTACAGACAAAATTTTCATAcagaaaaatctaaataatttttctttgctaTATGGTGGCATCATATCTATATTAgcgttatatatatatatatatatttcatagTGTGTgtctaataaatatatttccttAGGTGCTCATTTTCTGCAAGTAATCGCGAAATGCTTCGACAACCTTACAAAATCTTTCCAAAATGTCGAAAACAAAACTCTAGACAACGTAGTAACTGTTCTAGCTCagctttataattttaaagttttcgacGCCAAACTTCTGTATGAAATCCTGCTTCATTTAGGAAgtaattttgaggaaaaaaacgTGGACTGCATCTTGCACGTTCTGCGTAGCGTAGGGTTTAGTTTGCGAAAGGACGATCCCATAgcgttgaaaaatttaatattggagTTACAGAAACAAGCTGCCAGTGTATCTGAAGGGAATGTGAGCGAGTGagtattttgagaaaatatcgATTAGGTCATATTAAATCAATAGCGTTTTAACACTGactttttccataaatttgatttaattttatattttcttttacagTTCAAGAGTCAagtttttgctaaatattttgttggcaATCAAGAACAATAATGTAACGAAAATACCCAATTACGACATCTCTTACTCCGAACATTTGAAAAAGATTATGAAAGGATTCATCAGGAAAGGCAATTATGTTACTCCTTTGAACATTTCGTTGGAAGATCTAAGGAACGGTAAGCACGGTTTCAcgaacaaatttattatatttctttGTATCTCTTACCTTTTCGAAAAAACCATAACGTGCCAatgtataaacaaaattattctataTCTTCCAACAGCGAAGTTTAAACTGTCAATTAATCATTTCTTGTAGACTAGTTTCTcagttaaaataatatttgagaaattatttatttaatttttagccgATGAAAGAGGTAAATGGTGGGTAGTTGGTTCGGCATGGACTGGCAAAATCGAAACCAGCTCCAAAAAAGAGGTAACTGGAAAATCGAACCGATTTTCTCAGCAGTTATTGGACCTGGCAAGAAAACAGAGAATGAATACTGATACGCGAAGAGATATATTTTGCATTCTAATGTCTGCTGAAGATTATCTAGATGCGTTTGAAAAACTATTAAGACTGGGCCTAAAAACACAACAGGAGCGTGAAATAATTCACATTATCGTGCATTGTTGCCTACACGAGAAGTCGTTTAATCCGTTTTACGCGGTTTTAGCTCAAAAGTTTTGTGAATATGACAGAAGATTTCAGGTGAGTTTgtgttggaaaaaattatacagggtgtttaatggACCCACcgaaagcatttttaaaaaacacatcTCAATGCATTGTAAATTctcaacatattttttaatgaaaattatagcaattttttctattattgtaGATGACAATTAAGTGTTCTGTGTGGGATAAATTGAAAACGCTAAATA is drawn from Euwallacea fornicatus isolate EFF26 chromosome 7, ASM4011564v1, whole genome shotgun sequence and contains these coding sequences:
- the LOC136339860 gene encoding nucleolar MIF4G domain-containing protein 1 homolog isoform X1, whose amino-acid sequence is MAPKNRRKPNISGKQKGKLSRKQLRKDKRKEKKIRRNDYHSQKRSFSASKKMLANTEKLGIQGYITLSSLTGDSCSATSSATSSATKPLKKALSTMQSTHMKAMVKANSLVKSSWGNKVLSIEEIHNKEKREQKKVQKDMIKQRKKQLLRENEKEDATIRKLEKQLKLHKRKSKSVPQSFVTDGLDYLLEVCDVEYMKNSATAEQDLNDINDNFEEDYILMTGKEKLNKTKQKANNQDSSEEEYSDDEDLEDLLSEDDCVDDFHSNSGDENVSFKVKEGIDHLDINSENDTEIKRKKSQSSSSEEDFELCDINELSASKQHSSKNAKAKRKLCLKEKDIPLSKKKKIESLSEPEDDNAFSTSNIEGKAEAQDGGDADCDNDNREDFWEDIYGRLRSKDGAVLNEKKERKYVPPAIRARLEANGGDDAKHKMKLDKLKKRLKGLLNRLAESNMHNIANQIEELYMTNSRNDMNETLTALITESLISTVMTPERLLMEHVLLIAVLHANVGNEVGAHFLQVIAKCFDNLTKSFQNVENKTLDNVVTVLAQLYNFKVFDAKLLYEILLHLGSNFEEKNVDCILHVLRSVGFSLRKDDPIALKNLILELQKQAASVSEGNVSDSRVKFLLNILLAIKNNNVTKIPNYDISYSEHLKKIMKGFIRKGNYVTPLNISLEDLRNADERGKWWVVGSAWTGKIETSSKKEVTGKSNRFSQQLLDLARKQRMNTDTRRDIFCILMSAEDYLDAFEKLLRLGLKTQQEREIIHIIVHCCLHEKSFNPFYAVLAQKFCEYDRRFQMTIKCSVWDKLKTLNSHSGLQISSLAKLLTHLFIHKGLPISTLKIVQFSELDKVTLRLVRQILLGILLHEELEAVQAVFTNIALADKLKMFRESLRLFIHHFLLRNLKDGVVNEDQKRSLEIRAKMVDKILTAKEFRGNW
- the LOC136339874 gene encoding anaphase-promoting complex subunit 10-like isoform X1 — its product is MSLRNSKDVDPIKIERTGNVREVGSHAIWSLSSCKPGFGVDQLRDDRADTYWQSDGQLPHLVNIQFQRKTTISDIYIYTDYKLDESYTPSRISIRVGTHFNDLQEIEVVPLIEPSGWVHVPIRDIRDRPIRVFMIQIAVTSNHQNGRDTHMRQIKIHSPIDSQGIRIDLLGTSSMVEFQQHATIR
- the LOC136339860 gene encoding nucleolar MIF4G domain-containing protein 1 homolog isoform X4, with the translated sequence MQSTHMKAMVKANSLVKSSWGNKVLSIEEIHNKEKREQKKVQKDMIKQRKKQLLRENEKEDATIRKLEKQLKLHKRKSKSVPQSFVTDGLDYLLEVCDVEYMKNSATAEQDLNDINDNFEEDYILMTGKEKLNKTKQKANNQDSSEEEYSDDEDLEDLLSEDDCVDDFHSNSGDENVSFKVKEGIDHLDINSENDTEIKRKKSQSSSSEEDFELCDINELSASKQHSSKNAKAKRKLCLKEKDIPLSKKKKIESLSEPEDDNAFSTSNIEGKAEAQDGGDADCDNDNREDFWEDIYGRLRSKDGAVLNEKKERKYVPPAIRARLEANGGDDAKHKMKLDKLKKRLKGLLNRLAESNMHNIANQIEELYMTNSRNDMNETLTALITESLISTVMTPERLLMEHVLLIAVLHANVGNEVGAHFLQVIAKCFDNLTKSFQNVENKTLDNVVTVLAQLYNFKVFDAKLLYEILLHLGSNFEEKNVDCILHVLRSVGFSLRKDDPIALKNLILELQKQAASVSEGNVSDSRVKFLLNILLAIKNNNVTKIPNYDISYSEHLKKIMKGFIRKGNYVTPLNISLEDLRNADERGKWWVVGSAWTGKIETSSKKEVTGKSNRFSQQLLDLARKQRMNTDTRRDIFCILMSAEDYLDAFEKLLRLGLKTQQEREIIHIIVHCCLHEKSFNPFYAVLAQKFCEYDRRFQMTIKCSVWDKLKTLNSHSGLQISSLAKLLTHLFIHKGLPISTLKIVQFSELDKVTLRLVRQILLGILLHEELEAVQAVFTNIALADKLKMFRESLRLFIHHFLLRNLKDGVVNEDQKRSLEIRAKMVDKILTAKEFRGNW
- the LOC136339874 gene encoding anaphase-promoting complex subunit 10-like isoform X2; the protein is MSLRNSKDVDPIKIERTGNVREVGSHAIWSLSSCFGVDQLRDDRADTYWQSDGQLPHLVNIQFQRKTTISDIYIYTDYKLDESYTPSRISIRVGTHFNDLQEIEVVPLIEPSGWVHVPIRDIRDRPIRVFMIQIAVTSNHQNGRDTHMRQIKIHSPIDSQGIRIDLLGTSSMVEFQQHATIR
- the LOC136339860 gene encoding nucleolar MIF4G domain-containing protein 1 homolog isoform X2, with protein sequence MAPKNRRKPNISGKQKGKLSRKQLRKDKRKEKKIRRNDYHSQKRSFSASKKMLANTEKLGYITLSSLTGDSCSATSSATSSATKPLKKALSTMQSTHMKAMVKANSLVKSSWGNKVLSIEEIHNKEKREQKKVQKDMIKQRKKQLLRENEKEDATIRKLEKQLKLHKRKSKSVPQSFVTDGLDYLLEVCDVEYMKNSATAEQDLNDINDNFEEDYILMTGKEKLNKTKQKANNQDSSEEEYSDDEDLEDLLSEDDCVDDFHSNSGDENVSFKVKEGIDHLDINSENDTEIKRKKSQSSSSEEDFELCDINELSASKQHSSKNAKAKRKLCLKEKDIPLSKKKKIESLSEPEDDNAFSTSNIEGKAEAQDGGDADCDNDNREDFWEDIYGRLRSKDGAVLNEKKERKYVPPAIRARLEANGGDDAKHKMKLDKLKKRLKGLLNRLAESNMHNIANQIEELYMTNSRNDMNETLTALITESLISTVMTPERLLMEHVLLIAVLHANVGNEVGAHFLQVIAKCFDNLTKSFQNVENKTLDNVVTVLAQLYNFKVFDAKLLYEILLHLGSNFEEKNVDCILHVLRSVGFSLRKDDPIALKNLILELQKQAASVSEGNVSDSRVKFLLNILLAIKNNNVTKIPNYDISYSEHLKKIMKGFIRKGNYVTPLNISLEDLRNADERGKWWVVGSAWTGKIETSSKKEVTGKSNRFSQQLLDLARKQRMNTDTRRDIFCILMSAEDYLDAFEKLLRLGLKTQQEREIIHIIVHCCLHEKSFNPFYAVLAQKFCEYDRRFQMTIKCSVWDKLKTLNSHSGLQISSLAKLLTHLFIHKGLPISTLKIVQFSELDKVTLRLVRQILLGILLHEELEAVQAVFTNIALADKLKMFRESLRLFIHHFLLRNLKDGVVNEDQKRSLEIRAKMVDKILTAKEFRGNW
- the LOC136339860 gene encoding nucleolar MIF4G domain-containing protein 1 homolog isoform X3 → MAPKNRRKPNISGKQKGKLSRKQLRKDKRKEKKIRRNDYHSQKRSFSASKKMLANTEKLGIQGKKPLKKALSTMQSTHMKAMVKANSLVKSSWGNKVLSIEEIHNKEKREQKKVQKDMIKQRKKQLLRENEKEDATIRKLEKQLKLHKRKSKSVPQSFVTDGLDYLLEVCDVEYMKNSATAEQDLNDINDNFEEDYILMTGKEKLNKTKQKANNQDSSEEEYSDDEDLEDLLSEDDCVDDFHSNSGDENVSFKVKEGIDHLDINSENDTEIKRKKSQSSSSEEDFELCDINELSASKQHSSKNAKAKRKLCLKEKDIPLSKKKKIESLSEPEDDNAFSTSNIEGKAEAQDGGDADCDNDNREDFWEDIYGRLRSKDGAVLNEKKERKYVPPAIRARLEANGGDDAKHKMKLDKLKKRLKGLLNRLAESNMHNIANQIEELYMTNSRNDMNETLTALITESLISTVMTPERLLMEHVLLIAVLHANVGNEVGAHFLQVIAKCFDNLTKSFQNVENKTLDNVVTVLAQLYNFKVFDAKLLYEILLHLGSNFEEKNVDCILHVLRSVGFSLRKDDPIALKNLILELQKQAASVSEGNVSDSRVKFLLNILLAIKNNNVTKIPNYDISYSEHLKKIMKGFIRKGNYVTPLNISLEDLRNADERGKWWVVGSAWTGKIETSSKKEVTGKSNRFSQQLLDLARKQRMNTDTRRDIFCILMSAEDYLDAFEKLLRLGLKTQQEREIIHIIVHCCLHEKSFNPFYAVLAQKFCEYDRRFQMTIKCSVWDKLKTLNSHSGLQISSLAKLLTHLFIHKGLPISTLKIVQFSELDKVTLRLVRQILLGILLHEELEAVQAVFTNIALADKLKMFRESLRLFIHHFLLRNLKDGVVNEDQKRSLEIRAKMVDKILTAKEFRGNW